The following coding sequences are from one Rathayibacter sp. VKM Ac-2760 window:
- a CDS encoding glycoside hydrolase family 88 protein — protein MSALRAALALVLVPLLTAGAVQAADPPAAPLSSEALPSASSILASTSLAADYYRPIITLAPTPSLAGWSWATFAQGENALYAASGNPAYLADGMTWGGLTAWKVATTGLDPDDLKAGQVYHSLNASDPRASLTSMDARMAQGLATLPLDQYDWSDALFMGLPNWASWSKRKNDPAYLAKMDALYEWSRDQGALSDRCAGAAKPQSGLFDAAEGLWYRDCRYVGVPDAAGNKVFWGRGNGWAMAAMADVIQALPAGDARAVPYQAMLRTMAARVIGLQGSDGLWRSSLLNSSAFPAPETSATALFAYALAAGISSGTLDRATYLPAVTRAWQGLTTVSLKPSGFVTGCQSVGFQPAGSYSAAAPRTAATATSAGTLISDSPPFCVGAFLLAGSAIAALGGGTTPTPTPTVTPTPTPTPTVTPTPTPTATPTAGVDTVKPKVVLLTPKANAVVSGTITLTATATDASGIYSLSFYLGGTVLGRGVPGPNDTYTLPFDSTKYPAGSYQMTAKAKDPARNTGTSPTYRFTIDDTGPVVTPTPTPTRTPTPTASPTATPTPTPTTGAPGPGRYQETSSALALSGTWTALKAASDDGGGSTYSSSSTATATMTFTGTGVQWISRLSPSGGINEVYVDGVRVARIDRYSSTTRYRQTVWTSGVLPAGVHTVSLRATPDRNPAAQGRTLLLDSLLVTG, from the coding sequence ATGTCGGCTCTGCGGGCGGCACTCGCCCTCGTTCTCGTCCCCCTGCTGACCGCGGGCGCCGTGCAGGCGGCGGATCCGCCCGCAGCGCCGCTGTCCTCGGAGGCGCTGCCCTCCGCCTCGTCGATCCTCGCGTCGACGTCGCTGGCGGCCGACTACTACCGGCCGATCATCACGCTCGCGCCGACGCCGAGCCTCGCGGGCTGGTCCTGGGCGACCTTCGCGCAGGGTGAGAACGCGCTCTACGCGGCGTCCGGGAACCCCGCCTACCTCGCCGACGGGATGACCTGGGGCGGCCTCACCGCCTGGAAGGTCGCGACGACCGGGCTCGACCCGGACGACCTGAAGGCCGGCCAGGTCTACCACTCGCTGAACGCCTCCGACCCGCGCGCGTCGCTGACGTCGATGGACGCCCGGATGGCGCAGGGGCTCGCGACTCTCCCGCTCGATCAGTACGACTGGTCGGACGCCCTCTTCATGGGACTGCCGAACTGGGCGTCCTGGTCGAAGCGGAAGAACGATCCCGCCTACCTCGCCAAGATGGACGCCCTCTACGAGTGGTCCCGCGACCAGGGCGCGCTCAGCGACCGGTGCGCGGGGGCGGCCAAGCCGCAGTCCGGTCTCTTCGACGCCGCGGAGGGACTCTGGTACCGCGACTGCCGCTACGTCGGAGTGCCGGACGCCGCCGGGAACAAGGTCTTCTGGGGCCGCGGCAACGGCTGGGCGATGGCGGCGATGGCCGACGTCATCCAGGCGCTCCCCGCCGGCGACGCGCGCGCCGTCCCGTACCAGGCCATGCTGCGGACGATGGCCGCCCGCGTGATCGGACTGCAGGGCTCCGACGGGCTCTGGCGATCGAGCCTGCTGAACAGCAGCGCCTTCCCCGCGCCCGAGACGAGCGCGACCGCGCTGTTCGCCTACGCGCTCGCCGCGGGCATCTCCTCCGGGACCCTCGACCGGGCGACCTACCTGCCCGCCGTCACCCGGGCGTGGCAGGGATTGACGACCGTCTCGCTGAAGCCGAGCGGCTTCGTGACCGGCTGTCAGTCGGTCGGCTTCCAGCCCGCCGGGAGCTACTCCGCGGCCGCACCGCGCACGGCCGCGACGGCCACCTCGGCCGGCACCCTGATCAGCGACTCGCCGCCGTTCTGCGTCGGCGCCTTCCTGCTCGCGGGCAGCGCGATCGCGGCGCTGGGCGGCGGGACGACACCGACGCCGACTCCGACAGTGACGCCCACGCCCACGCCGACTCCGACAGTGACGCCCACGCCCACGCCGACCGCCACGCCCACCGCGGGAGTCGACACCGTCAAGCCGAAGGTCGTGCTCCTCACCCCGAAGGCGAACGCGGTCGTGTCCGGCACGATCACGCTGACCGCGACGGCGACCGACGCGTCCGGGATCTACAGCCTGAGCTTCTACCTCGGCGGCACCGTGCTGGGCCGCGGCGTCCCCGGCCCGAACGACACGTACACGCTGCCCTTCGACTCGACGAAGTACCCCGCCGGCTCGTACCAGATGACCGCGAAGGCGAAGGATCCCGCGCGCAACACCGGAACCAGCCCGACCTACCGCTTCACGATCGACGACACCGGGCCAGTCGTCACACCCACGCCCACGCCCACTCGCACCCCCACCCCGACGGCGAGCCCGACCGCGACGCCCACGCCGACTCCGACCACCGGCGCCCCCGGCCCCGGCCGCTACCAGGAGACCTCTTCCGCCCTCGCCCTCTCCGGCACCTGGACGGCGCTGAAGGCCGCGTCCGACGACGGCGGCGGCTCGACCTACAGCTCGAGCAGCACCGCGACCGCGACGATGACGTTCACCGGCACCGGCGTGCAGTGGATCAGCCGGCTCTCCCCCTCGGGCGGCATCAACGAGGTCTACGTCGACGGCGTCCGCGTCGCCCGGATCGACCGCTACAGCAGCACGACCCGCTACCGGCAGACCGTCTGGACCAGCGGAGTGCTGCCCGCCGGCGTGCACACCGTCTCCCTCCGCGCCACCCCCGACCGCAACCCCGCCGCCCAGGGCCGCACCCTCCTCCTCGACTCCCTCCTCGTGACGGGCTGA
- a CDS encoding OsmC family peroxiredoxin — MPTRSARTAWNGSLETGEGQVELSSSKLGTYDVSFPKRAADDANGSTSPEELLGAAHSACYAMQFSAVLGQAGGTVEALDVRADVSLGPDSAGGFKLTKIALVVSGEVSGIDEAAFLKAAEDAKNTCPVSKALTGVEITLDATFES; from the coding sequence ATGCCCACTCGTTCTGCACGCACCGCCTGGAACGGCTCGCTCGAGACCGGCGAGGGCCAGGTCGAGCTCTCCAGCTCGAAGCTCGGCACCTACGACGTCTCGTTCCCCAAGCGCGCCGCTGACGACGCCAACGGCTCGACCAGCCCCGAGGAGCTCCTCGGCGCCGCGCACTCCGCCTGCTACGCCATGCAGTTCTCGGCCGTCCTCGGCCAGGCCGGCGGCACCGTGGAGGCGCTCGACGTCCGCGCCGACGTCTCGCTCGGCCCGGACTCGGCCGGCGGCTTCAAGCTCACCAAGATCGCCCTCGTCGTCAGCGGCGAGGTCTCCGGCATCGACGAGGCCGCGTTCCTCAAGGCCGCCGAGGACGCGAAGAACACCTGCCCCGTCAGCAAGGCGCTCACCGGAGTCGAGATCACCCTCGACGCCACCTTCGAGAGCTGA
- a CDS encoding NAD(P)-binding domain-containing protein, whose amino-acid sequence MTTYGIIGAGNIGSQVARAVLAQGDEVVIANSRGPETLADLIAELGPKARAATAQEAAEAAEIAVVTVPLKNLEQVPVAPLAGKIVLDTNNYYFERDGRIEALDKGETTVSEMLQEHLPESKVVKAFNHIMAADITTTGTPAGTEDRRALATSSDYPEAVHFVTDLYDRLGFDTVVITPLSESWRVERDRPAYVVRQNREELEANLAKAPRTV is encoded by the coding sequence ATGACCACTTACGGAATCATCGGAGCAGGCAACATCGGCAGCCAGGTCGCGCGCGCGGTCCTCGCCCAGGGCGACGAGGTCGTGATCGCCAACTCGCGCGGTCCCGAGACCCTCGCCGACCTCATCGCGGAGCTCGGCCCGAAGGCGCGGGCCGCCACGGCGCAGGAGGCGGCCGAGGCCGCGGAGATCGCGGTCGTGACCGTGCCGCTGAAGAACCTCGAGCAGGTGCCGGTCGCGCCGCTCGCCGGCAAGATCGTCCTCGACACGAACAACTACTACTTCGAGCGGGACGGCCGCATCGAGGCGCTCGACAAGGGCGAGACGACGGTCAGCGAGATGCTGCAGGAGCACCTCCCGGAGTCGAAGGTCGTCAAGGCGTTCAACCACATCATGGCCGCCGACATCACGACGACGGGCACGCCCGCCGGCACCGAGGACCGCCGCGCCCTCGCGACGTCGAGCGACTACCCGGAGGCCGTGCACTTCGTCACCGACCTCTACGACCGCCTCGGCTTCGACACCGTCGTGATCACCCCGCTGAGCGAGTCGTGGCGCGTCGAGCGCGACCGCCCCGCCTACGTCGTGCGCCAGAACCGCGAGGAGCTCGAAGCCAACCTCGCGAAGGCGCCGCGCACCGTCTGA
- a CDS encoding LLM class flavin-dependent oxidoreductase, with amino-acid sequence MTRQIRFNAFDMNCVAHQSSGMWRHPQDQSWRYKDLSYWTDLAKLLERGTFDGIFIADVLGTYDVYGGSNEAAIRHGAQVPVNDPILLVSAMAAATENLGFGITAGTAYEHPYPFARRMSTLDHLTKGRVGWNVVTGYLPSAARNMGHEDQLEHDDRYDVADEYLEVLYKLWEGSWEDDAVIRDRESGVFTDPAKVHEIGHSGKNFTVPGIHLSEPSVQRTPVIYQAGASPRGIRFAAGNAEAIFVASSTKAGLKATVSRIRDALEAAGRDRHSAKIYTLLTIITDETSEKAHAKHRDYLSYASEEGALVFMSGWMGIDLSQYDLDEPIGNVKSNAIQSTVANFQEANEDGSEWKVRDIAKLGAIGGLGPFVVGSPSEVADHLQEWVEDTDVDGFNLAYAITPGTFEDVVEFIVPELRRRGAYPEEYVEGSLRQKLHGRGDRLPEEHLGAGFRYRTEG; translated from the coding sequence ATGACTCGCCAGATCCGCTTCAACGCCTTCGACATGAACTGCGTCGCCCACCAGTCCTCGGGCATGTGGCGCCACCCCCAGGACCAGTCCTGGCGGTACAAGGACCTCTCCTACTGGACCGACCTCGCGAAGCTGCTCGAGCGCGGCACCTTCGACGGCATCTTCATCGCGGACGTGCTCGGCACCTACGACGTGTACGGGGGCTCCAACGAGGCCGCCATCCGGCACGGCGCGCAGGTCCCGGTCAACGACCCGATCCTCCTCGTCTCGGCGATGGCCGCCGCGACCGAGAACCTCGGCTTCGGCATCACCGCCGGCACCGCCTACGAGCACCCGTACCCCTTCGCGCGCCGGATGTCGACGCTCGACCACCTGACCAAGGGCCGCGTCGGCTGGAACGTCGTCACCGGCTACCTGCCCAGCGCCGCGCGCAACATGGGCCACGAGGACCAGCTCGAGCACGACGACCGCTACGACGTCGCCGACGAGTACCTCGAGGTGCTCTACAAGCTGTGGGAGGGGTCGTGGGAGGACGACGCCGTGATCCGCGACCGCGAGTCCGGCGTCTTCACCGACCCGGCGAAGGTGCACGAGATCGGGCACAGCGGCAAGAACTTCACCGTCCCCGGCATCCACCTCTCCGAGCCGTCGGTGCAGCGCACGCCCGTCATCTACCAGGCCGGAGCGTCGCCGCGCGGCATCCGCTTCGCGGCGGGCAACGCGGAGGCGATCTTCGTCGCGTCCTCGACCAAGGCGGGTCTGAAGGCGACCGTCTCGCGGATCCGCGACGCCCTCGAGGCGGCCGGCCGCGACCGCCACTCCGCCAAGATCTACACGCTGCTGACGATCATCACCGACGAGACCAGCGAGAAGGCGCACGCGAAGCACCGCGACTACCTCTCCTACGCGAGCGAGGAGGGCGCGCTGGTCTTCATGTCCGGCTGGATGGGCATCGACCTGTCGCAGTACGACCTCGACGAGCCGATCGGCAACGTGAAGAGCAACGCGATCCAGTCGACCGTCGCCAACTTCCAGGAGGCGAACGAGGACGGCAGCGAGTGGAAGGTCCGCGACATCGCGAAGCTCGGCGCGATCGGCGGCCTCGGCCCGTTCGTCGTCGGCTCGCCTTCCGAGGTGGCGGACCACCTGCAGGAGTGGGTCGAGGACACCGACGTCGACGGCTTCAATCTCGCCTACGCGATCACGCCCGGGACGTTCGAGGACGTCGTCGAGTTCATCGTGCCGGAGCTGCGCCGCCGCGGCGCCTACCCGGAGGAGTACGTCGAGGGGAGCCTGCGCCAGAAGCTGCACGGCCGCGGCGACCGGCTGCCCGAGGAGCACCTCGGCGCGGGGTTCCGCTACCGCACGGAGGGCTGA
- a CDS encoding multidrug efflux SMR transporter — protein MSWIVLIVSGVLEAVWATALGKSEGFTRLWPTVVFGVGVVASLSGLAWAMRDLPTGTAYAVWVGIGASLTVLYGMFFGGEGFSLVRTLLVLGIVGCVIGLKLLH, from the coding sequence GTGTCCTGGATCGTCCTGATCGTCTCCGGTGTCCTCGAGGCCGTGTGGGCTACCGCCCTCGGCAAGTCCGAGGGGTTCACCCGGCTGTGGCCCACGGTCGTCTTCGGGGTCGGAGTCGTCGCCAGCCTGTCCGGGCTCGCCTGGGCGATGCGCGACCTGCCCACGGGCACCGCCTACGCCGTCTGGGTCGGGATCGGCGCCTCGCTGACCGTCCTGTACGGCATGTTCTTCGGCGGCGAGGGCTTCTCGCTGGTGCGCACGCTGCTGGTCCTCGGGATCGTCGGCTGCGTGATCGGGCTGAAGCTGCTGCACTGA
- a CDS encoding Fic family protein — MTSEWPVHEYETRPWRQTVRAGTRADRMLSEVVVALPPLIAESSWEPPPVSRPALDDARHAVIALDAEYGNRLGSLGRLLLRTEAVSSSKIEDEDASLEDYARATVGIRANSSATSMVAAAEAMTSMVDAAGRTGLIDEAAILAAHRVLMADDPVDARYAGAYRPMQNWIGGSDHSPRDAVHVPPPPEIVPELMADLIAFSNRSDLDPIVQAAIAHAQFESIHPFTDGNGRIGRALINAILRRRGLTTTTVIPVASALVADRTRYFDLVNRCRDGEIAPFVDELARACAIAAPESARTAAVLEALPSTWRAAVRPRAGSAAALLLDGLLDHPIVTTARAIELTGRAPSSVGAAIGQLVAAGVLTALTDRKRDQAWVAVDVLDELADLEDRIGSAMLEARTA; from the coding sequence ATGACGTCCGAGTGGCCGGTGCACGAGTACGAGACGCGCCCTTGGCGACAGACCGTCCGAGCCGGCACGCGCGCGGACCGGATGCTCAGCGAGGTCGTCGTCGCACTGCCGCCGCTGATCGCGGAGTCGTCGTGGGAGCCTCCACCGGTCTCCCGCCCGGCGCTCGACGACGCGAGACACGCGGTCATCGCCCTGGACGCGGAGTACGGGAACCGGCTCGGCTCCCTCGGCCGGCTCCTGCTCCGGACGGAGGCGGTCTCCTCCTCGAAGATCGAAGACGAGGACGCGAGCCTCGAGGACTACGCCCGCGCCACCGTCGGCATCCGGGCGAACTCCAGCGCGACGTCGATGGTGGCCGCGGCCGAGGCGATGACGAGCATGGTCGACGCCGCCGGCCGGACCGGCCTGATCGACGAGGCCGCGATCCTCGCGGCCCACCGGGTCCTGATGGCCGACGACCCGGTCGACGCGCGGTACGCCGGCGCCTACCGGCCGATGCAGAACTGGATCGGCGGCAGCGATCACTCCCCGCGCGATGCCGTGCACGTCCCGCCGCCGCCGGAGATCGTGCCGGAGCTCATGGCCGACCTGATCGCGTTCTCGAACCGCAGCGACCTCGACCCGATCGTGCAGGCCGCGATCGCGCATGCGCAGTTCGAGTCGATCCACCCCTTCACCGACGGCAACGGGCGCATCGGCCGCGCGCTGATCAACGCGATCCTCCGCCGCCGGGGACTCACCACGACCACGGTGATCCCGGTGGCGTCCGCACTCGTGGCGGATCGCACGCGCTACTTCGACCTGGTGAATCGCTGCCGGGACGGGGAGATCGCGCCCTTCGTCGACGAGCTCGCGCGGGCCTGCGCGATCGCGGCTCCCGAGTCGGCCCGGACGGCCGCCGTCCTCGAGGCGCTGCCGTCGACCTGGCGGGCGGCTGTCCGGCCGCGCGCGGGAAGCGCGGCGGCGCTCCTCCTCGACGGGCTGCTCGACCACCCGATCGTCACGACCGCCCGCGCGATCGAGCTGACAGGACGGGCGCCCTCGAGCGTCGGTGCGGCGATCGGGCAGCTCGTCGCCGCCGGCGTGCTGACGGCGCTGACCGACCGCAAGCGGGACCAGGCCTGGGTCGCGGTCGACGTCCTCGACGAGCTGGCCGACCTGGAGGACCGCATCGGCTCGGCGATGCTCGAGGCGCGGACGGCCTGA
- a CDS encoding acetylxylan esterase: protein MPQFDLPLELLEQYQPDLPEPAGFADFWRETITEARGLAVEPVFEPVDAGFPLLETFDVTFSGFGGHPIRGWLILPRGVEGPLPALVTYIGYGGGRGLVDEWTAMSAAGYAHFVMDTRGQGSGHRGGVTPDPVGSGPHVSGFMTQGIESPADHFYRRVFTDAVLALDVLRAHPAVDPSRVAISGGSQGGGICLAVAGILGLLGESESARAAIIDVPFLSHIGHAVRIVESMPYGEVVRYLRTHRGSEAFVFDTLSYFDGTSFAPHAEVPAMFSVALLDEICPPSTVYASYNRYAGSREIRVYPFNGHEGGEVFQLREHVRFLHRELA, encoded by the coding sequence ATGCCGCAGTTCGACCTCCCGCTCGAGCTCCTCGAGCAGTACCAGCCCGACCTGCCGGAGCCCGCGGGCTTCGCGGACTTCTGGCGCGAGACCATCACCGAGGCCCGCGGCCTCGCGGTCGAGCCCGTCTTCGAGCCCGTCGACGCCGGCTTCCCGCTCCTGGAGACGTTCGACGTCACCTTCTCCGGCTTCGGCGGCCACCCGATCCGCGGCTGGCTGATCCTCCCCCGCGGCGTCGAGGGGCCCCTCCCCGCGCTGGTCACCTACATCGGCTACGGCGGCGGCCGCGGCCTGGTCGACGAGTGGACCGCGATGAGCGCCGCCGGCTACGCGCACTTCGTGATGGACACCCGCGGCCAGGGCTCCGGCCACCGCGGCGGCGTCACCCCCGACCCCGTCGGCAGCGGCCCGCACGTCAGCGGCTTCATGACCCAGGGCATCGAGTCGCCCGCCGACCACTTCTACCGCCGCGTCTTCACCGACGCGGTTCTCGCGCTCGACGTGCTGCGGGCGCACCCCGCCGTCGATCCCTCGCGCGTCGCGATCTCGGGCGGCAGCCAGGGCGGCGGCATCTGCCTCGCCGTCGCGGGCATCCTGGGCCTGCTCGGCGAGTCGGAGTCGGCGCGCGCCGCGATCATCGACGTGCCGTTCCTCAGCCACATCGGGCACGCCGTGCGGATCGTCGAGTCGATGCCCTACGGCGAGGTCGTGCGCTACCTGCGCACGCACCGCGGCTCGGAGGCGTTCGTCTTCGACACGCTCTCCTACTTCGACGGCACCTCGTTCGCGCCGCACGCCGAGGTCCCGGCGATGTTCTCCGTCGCCCTGCTCGACGAGATCTGCCCGCCGTCCACGGTCTACGCCTCCTACAACCGCTACGCGGGCTCGCGCGAGATCCGCGTCTACCCCTTCAACGGCCACGAGGGCGGCGAGGTGTTCCAGCTCCGCGAGCACGTGCGCTTCCTGCACCGCGAGCTCGCGTAG
- a CDS encoding NYN domain-containing protein, with the protein MTGRPTARIYIDGFNLYRRALDGRPHLKWLDLRTLAQAIMPDHEVTFVRYFTANVRPGMSVDVQAPIRQQTYLRALATDPLVSIHHGRFRNDNRWMDAVPLVVDPATGRYVQVKVRKVEEKGSDVHLAARMIADAHRSLADIYVLLSNDSDQVPPLEILRESGHDFGIVFPMPSARSSKELVRTAPAFIGHVTDSVLAASRFPDQLVDGKGRVFHRPPAWT; encoded by the coding sequence GCGCGCATCTACATCGACGGGTTCAACCTCTACCGGCGGGCTCTGGACGGCAGGCCGCACCTGAAGTGGCTCGATCTGCGGACTCTGGCTCAGGCGATCATGCCCGACCACGAGGTGACCTTCGTCCGGTACTTCACGGCGAACGTCCGCCCCGGCATGTCGGTGGACGTGCAGGCACCCATCCGGCAGCAGACCTATCTTCGCGCCCTCGCGACGGATCCGCTGGTGTCGATCCATCACGGGCGCTTTCGCAACGACAACCGGTGGATGGACGCCGTTCCGCTCGTCGTCGATCCCGCCACCGGGCGATACGTACAGGTCAAGGTGCGCAAGGTGGAGGAGAAGGGTTCGGACGTGCATCTCGCCGCGAGGATGATCGCGGATGCCCACCGGTCGCTGGCCGACATCTACGTTCTGCTCTCCAACGACTCCGATCAGGTGCCGCCGCTCGAGATCCTGCGCGAGTCCGGTCATGACTTCGGCATCGTCTTCCCCATGCCGTCGGCGCGGAGTTCGAAGGAGCTGGTCAGGACGGCGCCGGCGTTCATCGGACATGTCACGGATTCCGTGCTGGCCGCATCGCGGTTCCCGGATCAGCTCGTCGACGGCAAGGGGCGGGTCTTCCATCGCCCGCCGGCCTGGACATGA